The Fusarium falciforme chromosome 7, complete sequence genome window below encodes:
- a CDS encoding Zn(2)-C6 fungal-type domain-containing protein gives MESNRVRKPRQGHRKSRNGCAICKKRHIKCDERRPVCGHCEISERDCYYIVPKKAKMGASPYEKELTTSAWLETASTSRDPELPASPNLHDIESDELFTFEHLQLLYNIQEHMTNWMMVPDLLKPLANGYVNAALKTPYLMNQLLALSAMHLSTVNPESSSHYTSTANHLRHRALRGFNKELDDTSQSNATSQFFFASLLALHYFAETISGVPEQEFPTTLRHMLEYFRLHRGARVLSDRAHPTLMGSSVVGWLITAVEESKKETHTPSESCAILATMLQASDLNEESLEACEGARESLDLVHRWIQGPNGWGVHALLGWSNLIPLRFLSLLEKQTPEALVILAHYAMLMHRFRGFWCFGEVGKRLVNGISGLLATYWVDWLPTLNDE, from the coding sequence ATGGAATCCAACCGCGTTCGAAAGCCGCGCCAAGGTCATCGCAAGTCGCGCAATGGCTGTGCAATTTGCAAGAAGCGCCACATCAAATGCGACGAGCGACGTCCCGTTTGTGGCCATTGCGAGATATCCGAGAGGGACTGCTACTACATTGTGCCtaagaaggccaagatgggAGCTTCTCCATACGAAAAGGAGCTCACCACTTCGGCATGGCTTGAGACTGCATCCACGTCGAGAGACCCGGAACTTCCAGCGTCACCGAATCTGCATGACATCGAATCCGATGAGCTTTTTACCTTTGAACATTTGCAGCTTTTGTACAATATCCAGGAACATATGACGAATTGGATGATGGTGCCGGACTTACTAAAGCCTCTCGCCAATGGCTACGTCAACGCCGCTTTGAAGACACCATACCTGATGAACCAACTACTGGCTCTATCCGCAATGCATCTCAGCACAGTCAATCCCGAGTCCTCGAGCCATTACACGAGTACCGCGAATCATCTCCGACACCGGGCACTGCGTGGCTTCAACAAGGAGCTCGACGATACCTCCCAGTCGAACGCGACATCACAGTTCTTCTTTGCCTCGTTGCTGGCACTACACTACTTCGCCGAGACCATAAGCGGTGTTCCAGAACAGGAATTCCCCACGACTCTTCGGCATATGCTGGAATACTTTCGACTTCATCGCGGAGCGCGAGTGCTAAGCGATCGAGCACACCCAACACTTATGGGTTCATCGGTCGTGGGATGGCTTATTACTGCGGTGGAGGAAAGCAAGAAGGAAACACACACCCCATCAGAATCCTGTGCCATCCTAGCAACAATGCTCCAGGCCTCCGATTTGAACGAAGAGTCACTTGAGGCTTGTGAAGGAGCGAGGGAGTCCCTCGACCTCGTTCATCGATGGATTCAGGGTCCCAATGGGTGGGGCGTACACGCGCTGCTCGGCTGGTCGAACCTCATCCCACTGCGGTTCCTTAGCCTGTTGGAGAAACAGACTCCCGAGGCTCTTGTCATTCTAGCCCATTACGCCATGTTGATGCATCGTTTTCGGGGTTTCTGGTGTTTTGGAGAGGTGGGAAAACGGTTGGTGAATGGCATCTCTGGTCTTCTCGCAACATACTGGGTAGATTGGCTTCCGACTCTTAATGATGAATGA